The proteins below are encoded in one region of Tindallia magadiensis:
- a CDS encoding GntR family transcriptional regulator, which translates to MNTTYKVENIQSVSDIVYSNLRNMIFSQDLKSGDRLIESNIAEEMNVSRTPVREAIKKLEAEGLLEYKPRRGAIVKGISREDIIEIYSIRKAIEVLAVEYSVENITSEELENLRELSNRSKKHAEAGETDLFNKVLKEFNQQLIATSRKPRLIRLIDIHLDYLERFRLANRGQINRRKEAIEEHDEIIEAISKKDKEEARNAVINHLNNAQKAYLDVVLE; encoded by the coding sequence ATGAATACAACTTACAAAGTAGAAAACATACAGTCCGTAAGCGATATCGTTTATAGCAATTTAAGGAATATGATCTTCAGTCAGGATCTTAAGAGCGGGGACAGGCTTATAGAGAGTAATATTGCTGAAGAAATGAATGTCAGTAGAACGCCGGTAAGAGAAGCGATAAAGAAATTAGAGGCGGAAGGATTACTGGAGTATAAACCTCGAAGAGGAGCCATTGTAAAAGGAATTAGCAGAGAAGATATTATTGAGATTTACTCCATTAGAAAGGCCATAGAAGTATTGGCGGTCGAATACTCCGTAGAGAACATTACGTCGGAGGAATTAGAGAACCTCAGAGAATTATCCAATAGATCTAAAAAGCATGCAGAAGCAGGAGAAACAGATTTATTTAATAAAGTGCTGAAAGAATTTAATCAGCAACTGATTGCAACCAGCAGAAAACCAAGATTGATAAGACTGATAGATATTCATTTAGACTACTTGGAAAGATTCCGCTTAGCAAATAGGGGCCAAATCAATAGAAGAAAAGAAGCTATTGAAGAACATGATGAAATCATAGAAGCAATCTCAAAAAAAGACAAAGAAGAAGCTAGAAATGCTGTGATAAATCATTTGAACAACGCTCAAAAAGCATACTTAGATGTGGTCTTAGAGTAG
- a CDS encoding tripartite tricarboxylate transporter substrate binding protein: MFKTKKWSMIMILVAVLIVSMTFTGCGSQEEAADAGSQTENGQEASGGNGYPTRNIELAVPFSAGGGTDLAARVVAPFLADELGVNVLVENREGAGTQIGITHLLRSGDGDEGYSVLFATQPHASNTIIGQGAEYSIEDIHWLNFHHIDPVAVNVAEDAPWDDLAELIDYIAENPGEVSIGVAQMGGGHIFMEYLIDKLGIEPIMVPYDGGGDVRTAFLGGHVDVAFTNVAPSAQLIDQSKSLGVGWNERSSIWPDAPSFDEIFDDEEIIETAMGLASCRGIAVTSTFKENHPDRYEILLAAYEAAFNHEDHIQEMVDNGQMPISQWIGPEEANRIAETTHRTLSQFEHLY, translated from the coding sequence ATGTTTAAGACGAAAAAGTGGAGTATGATAATGATTCTGGTGGCTGTTTTAATAGTTAGTATGACTTTTACTGGTTGTGGATCACAAGAGGAAGCTGCAGATGCAGGTTCACAAACAGAGAATGGACAGGAAGCGTCCGGAGGAAACGGTTATCCAACAAGAAATATTGAATTGGCTGTACCTTTTTCAGCAGGTGGCGGGACAGATTTGGCAGCAAGGGTAGTTGCACCATTTTTAGCTGATGAACTGGGCGTTAACGTACTGGTTGAAAACAGAGAAGGTGCTGGAACACAAATTGGAATCACTCATTTATTGCGATCAGGAGATGGCGATGAAGGATACTCTGTTCTTTTTGCCACTCAACCCCATGCCAGCAACACCATTATTGGGCAGGGTGCGGAATACTCAATAGAAGATATTCATTGGTTAAACTTTCATCATATTGATCCTGTAGCGGTCAACGTTGCGGAAGATGCTCCTTGGGATGATTTGGCAGAATTAATTGATTATATTGCAGAAAATCCAGGTGAAGTATCCATTGGTGTTGCTCAAATGGGTGGAGGCCATATATTTATGGAATACCTTATTGATAAACTAGGAATTGAGCCAATCATGGTGCCTTATGATGGCGGAGGAGATGTTAGAACGGCTTTTCTAGGAGGACATGTTGACGTTGCCTTTACAAATGTAGCACCAAGTGCTCAATTGATTGATCAGTCAAAATCCCTTGGAGTTGGATGGAATGAAAGAAGTTCTATCTGGCCAGATGCACCAAGCTTTGATGAAATTTTTGATGACGAAGAAATCATTGAAACCGCCATGGGTCTGGCATCCTGTAGAGGAATTGCCGTTACATCAACCTTTAAGGAGAATCATCCAGATCGATACGAAATATTATTAGCAGCTTATGAAGCGGCTTTCAATCATGAAGATCATATTCAGGAAATGGTAGATAATGGTCAAATGCCTATTTCTCAGTGGATTGGGCCAGAAGAGGCTAATAGAATAGCGGAAACAACACATCGAACATTGTCTCAGTTTGAGCATTTATACTAA
- a CDS encoding aconitate hydratase produces MGKTVAEKIIKTHLVDGEMRKGSEIGIKMDQTLTHDVTGTLAYLAFETLKIAKVKTEFSISYVDHNLLQVDHKNMDDHLFLKSTAEKFGVYYSKAGNGICHSVHYQRYAVPGKTLIGSDSHTTTTGGLGVLTIGAGGMDVAMAMAGEAFYLTMPLITNVVLKGELQPGVAPKDIILELLRRMSVKGGLGKIMEYTGEGIKSLSVPDRATITNMGAELGATTSIFPSDEVTRRFLKAQGREGDWTEILPDEDAIYDEVIEIDLNKLEPMIARPEMPDNVVPVKECSHVKVDQVYIGSCTNASYSDIKKAATILSGKTVHPDVSFILSAGTRQTFQELIRDGVIQNLLTSGARIMEPGCGACVGIGQAPNSGGVSVRTSNRNFKGRSGTLDAHVYLASPEVAAATALTGYIEDPRTVFNSKELATVVEPTEYLVDDSQVIKPKNKHTDEVEILRGPNIKPLPVNEGMTENLKAHVVSKLGDNITTDDIIPAGSIFSSLRSNVPEISKITFGRIDPDFVERTQQYKKSIIVGGENYGQGSSREHAAIAPMYLGVKAILAKSIARIHKANLINFGILPLIFRDKKDYEYIARDDELEVVQMISQIKNKKISIHNNTQNLIIEAVLDVSDREAELLIAGGRLNYVKQKN; encoded by the coding sequence ATGGGGAAAACGGTTGCGGAAAAAATAATTAAAACCCACTTAGTGGATGGAGAAATGAGAAAAGGCAGTGAGATAGGTATTAAAATGGATCAGACCCTCACTCACGATGTTACAGGAACACTGGCATACCTTGCCTTTGAAACGCTGAAGATAGCAAAAGTAAAGACTGAATTTTCGATAAGCTATGTAGATCATAATTTACTTCAGGTGGATCATAAAAACATGGATGACCATTTATTTCTGAAATCTACAGCCGAAAAATTTGGTGTTTACTATTCCAAAGCAGGAAATGGAATATGCCACTCCGTTCATTATCAACGGTATGCAGTACCGGGAAAAACCCTGATAGGGTCTGACAGCCATACGACAACCACAGGTGGGTTGGGAGTTCTAACGATTGGAGCTGGTGGGATGGACGTGGCGATGGCCATGGCTGGCGAAGCTTTTTATCTTACCATGCCCTTAATCACGAATGTAGTGCTAAAAGGTGAATTGCAACCGGGAGTTGCCCCTAAAGACATTATTCTTGAGCTTTTGAGACGGATGTCTGTAAAAGGCGGCTTGGGCAAAATAATGGAATATACTGGTGAGGGCATTAAATCGTTAAGTGTTCCGGATCGGGCAACGATTACGAACATGGGAGCTGAACTGGGAGCAACCACTTCGATTTTTCCCAGCGACGAAGTAACAAGGAGATTTTTGAAAGCACAGGGCAGAGAAGGAGACTGGACAGAAATCCTGCCGGATGAGGATGCGATCTATGATGAAGTGATAGAGATTGATCTGAATAAACTGGAACCCATGATTGCAAGGCCGGAAATGCCGGATAATGTAGTTCCTGTAAAAGAGTGTTCTCATGTGAAAGTGGACCAGGTATATATAGGAAGCTGCACAAACGCCTCTTATTCAGACATTAAAAAAGCAGCTACCATTCTTAGCGGTAAAACAGTACATCCTGATGTCAGTTTTATCCTATCAGCTGGTACTCGCCAAACATTTCAGGAGTTGATCCGTGACGGTGTGATTCAAAACTTATTAACATCAGGAGCGAGAATTATGGAACCTGGCTGTGGTGCCTGTGTTGGCATAGGACAAGCTCCCAACAGTGGTGGTGTTTCTGTAAGAACATCCAACCGAAATTTCAAAGGCAGAAGTGGCACACTGGATGCTCATGTATATTTGGCAAGTCCGGAAGTGGCAGCGGCTACAGCATTAACAGGGTATATTGAAGACCCGAGAACAGTATTTAACAGCAAAGAACTGGCAACCGTTGTGGAGCCGACAGAATACCTGGTGGATGATAGTCAAGTAATAAAACCCAAAAATAAACACACCGATGAGGTTGAGATACTAAGAGGTCCCAATATAAAGCCACTGCCTGTTAATGAAGGGATGACAGAAAATCTGAAAGCTCATGTGGTATCAAAATTGGGAGACAATATAACAACAGATGACATTATTCCGGCTGGTTCAATTTTCTCATCCCTTAGATCGAATGTGCCAGAGATATCAAAAATTACTTTTGGCAGAATCGATCCGGATTTTGTGGAAAGAACCCAACAATATAAGAAAAGCATTATTGTAGGGGGAGAAAACTATGGACAGGGATCTAGCAGGGAACATGCGGCTATTGCCCCTATGTATCTTGGTGTAAAAGCAATCCTCGCTAAGTCTATTGCAAGAATTCATAAAGCTAATTTAATAAACTTTGGCATTCTGCCCCTGATCTTCCGGGATAAGAAGGACTATGAATATATTGCCAGGGATGATGAACTGGAAGTGGTACAGATGATTAGTCAGATTAAAAATAAAAAAATAAGCATCCATAATAATACTCAAAACCTTATCATTGAAGCCGTACTGGACGTATCCGATCGGGAGGCAGAGCTTTTAATTGCCGGTGGACGCCTAAACTATGTGAAACAAAAAAATTAA
- a CDS encoding RraA family protein, producing the protein MSKDRIGYRMRTKINRLDQVTIEKVKQYDTTLLADGAGSRIALSSDIKPVIQEKSIVGPAITLKLTLGDSLLVSKAIDIAQAGDIIVIDAFGTDMNAVWGDLKSLMAKQKNIAGVIIDGSIRDVSACREIGVQIYCKNIVCSSSTKNSPGEINVPIVCGGMNVNPGDIVVGDENGVVILPADKVDEILENAKKKQEMVEKVRQEIIEGKYISDNISEKMKQLGYEEESG; encoded by the coding sequence GTGAGCAAGGATAGAATCGGATATCGTATGAGAACAAAAATAAATCGATTAGATCAGGTCACAATAGAAAAGGTTAAGCAGTATGATACCACGCTGCTGGCGGATGGAGCAGGCAGCCGAATTGCTTTATCGAGTGATATTAAGCCTGTGATCCAGGAAAAAAGCATTGTTGGGCCTGCGATTACGCTTAAACTGACCCTGGGAGATAGTTTGTTAGTTTCTAAAGCTATCGATATAGCTCAGGCGGGGGATATTATTGTGATTGATGCTTTTGGAACCGATATGAACGCGGTATGGGGTGACCTGAAAAGCCTGATGGCAAAGCAAAAAAACATTGCAGGAGTTATTATTGACGGCTCTATCAGAGATGTTAGTGCTTGCAGGGAAATAGGTGTTCAGATTTATTGCAAAAATATTGTTTGTAGTTCCAGCACAAAAAACAGCCCGGGTGAAATAAATGTGCCGATTGTATGTGGAGGTATGAATGTTAATCCGGGAGATATTGTCGTTGGTGACGAAAATGGCGTGGTAATCTTGCCGGCAGATAAGGTTGATGAAATTCTCGAAAATGCTAAGAAAAAGCAGGAAATGGTGGAAAAAGTACGTCAGGAAATAATAGAAGGAAAATATATATCTGACAATATTTCGGAAAAAATGAAGCAACTGGGATACGAAGAAGAATCAGGATAG